A genomic region of Anaerolineales bacterium contains the following coding sequences:
- a CDS encoding PspC domain-containing protein: MKNLILITLNGYPTRFTAEPAAYEALQTYLQQASNALAEDADRAEVLRDLEQSIGEKLAARLSTPEQVVQPEDIRAVLAEIGPVGHGPASPDSKTGKAKRRRPLVRIQEGQDILGICLGLSAYSDINVDWIRTIFIGLALVTGGVFILVYFAAAFFLPVVVTREEYIASYGRNSLQ; encoded by the coding sequence GTGAAGAATTTGATCCTGATTACGCTGAATGGCTACCCTACCCGCTTCACCGCTGAGCCAGCCGCTTATGAGGCACTGCAAACCTATCTGCAGCAGGCCAGTAATGCGCTGGCAGAAGATGCCGACCGTGCCGAGGTGCTGCGCGACCTGGAGCAATCCATCGGCGAAAAGCTGGCGGCGCGCCTCTCCACACCGGAGCAGGTGGTGCAGCCCGAAGACATTCGCGCCGTGCTGGCAGAGATTGGCCCAGTCGGCCACGGCCCAGCCAGCCCGGATAGCAAGACGGGCAAAGCTAAAAGGCGCCGGCCGCTGGTGCGCATCCAAGAGGGCCAAGACATCCTTGGAATTTGCCTGGGGCTTTCGGCTTACTCGGATATCAATGTGGATTGGATACGCACAATTTTCATTGGATTGGCGCTGGTGACCGGCGGGGTGTTCATCCTCGTCTACTTCGCCGCGGCCTTCTTCCTGCCGGTGGTCGTGACTCGCGAAGAGTACATCGCGAGCTATGGGAGAAACTCACTACAGTAG
- a CDS encoding sigma-70 family RNA polymerase sigma factor, protein MLNEKLLSDIVENDHDQDRDHPAVVRLIELGRKQGYVTIDDILNFFPEAERDVDKLEEAFAALLGAGVAYVDDPEGLEPAVDADMSGDDDIEEEESESRRQREADDNYLANIDTDDMIGLYLKEVGRVPLLTAAEEVSLAKRIEKGRIAREVLATARMDETQRNKYRFNIEDGWAAREHLITANSRLVISVAKKYMGRGVPFQDLIQEGNIGLIRAAKKFDYRRGHKFSTYATWWIRQAVTRAIADQGRTIRVPVHMGDQINKLLRVQHQLTQRLGREPSVEELAMALDVPAKKVENMIQVARRPLSLETPTDDEEDSVLGDFIQDHEAPAPDDSATYNLLRQHLGEVLDGLPPREVRILQLRYGLLDGQAYTLEEVGSKMGVTRERVRQIEAQALSRLRHPVVSKKLKEYLGEN, encoded by the coding sequence GTGCTGAACGAAAAACTCCTAAGCGATATTGTTGAAAATGATCATGATCAAGACCGTGACCATCCTGCTGTTGTCCGTTTGATCGAGCTTGGCCGTAAACAAGGGTACGTTACGATTGACGACATTCTCAACTTTTTCCCTGAAGCTGAGCGCGATGTAGATAAACTGGAAGAGGCCTTTGCCGCCCTGCTAGGCGCCGGTGTGGCCTATGTGGATGACCCTGAGGGCCTGGAACCCGCCGTTGACGCCGATATGAGCGGCGACGACGATATTGAAGAAGAAGAAAGCGAGAGCCGCCGCCAACGTGAGGCGGATGATAACTACCTCGCCAATATCGATACCGATGACATGATCGGCCTGTACCTCAAAGAGGTCGGCCGCGTACCGCTGCTCACCGCCGCCGAAGAAGTTAGCCTGGCCAAGCGCATCGAAAAGGGGCGCATCGCCCGCGAGGTGCTGGCCACCGCCCGTATGGACGAAACCCAGCGCAACAAGTACCGCTTCAACATTGAAGATGGCTGGGCCGCCCGTGAGCACCTGATCACGGCCAATAGCCGTCTGGTGATCAGCGTAGCCAAGAAATACATGGGGCGTGGTGTGCCCTTCCAGGATCTGATCCAGGAGGGCAACATTGGCCTGATCCGCGCCGCCAAGAAGTTCGATTACCGCCGCGGCCACAAATTCAGCACCTACGCCACCTGGTGGATTCGCCAGGCGGTGACGCGTGCGATTGCTGACCAGGGCCGCACGATCCGCGTGCCAGTTCACATGGGTGACCAGATCAATAAGCTGCTGCGTGTGCAGCACCAGCTCACCCAGCGCCTGGGCCGCGAACCCTCGGTGGAAGAGCTCGCTATGGCGCTGGATGTGCCCGCCAAGAAGGTGGAGAATATGATCCAGGTGGCGCGCCGCCCGCTCTCGCTCGAGACGCCCACCGATGATGAAGAAGACTCCGTGTTGGGTGACTTCATCCAAGATCACGAAGCGCCGGCCCCGGATGACTCGGCTACCTACAACTTGCTGCGCCAGCACCTCGGCGAAGTGCTCGATGGCCTGCCCCCGCGCGAAGTGCGCATCCTGCAACTGCGCTATGGCCTGCTCGACGGCCAGGCCTACACCCTCGAAGAGGTGGGCAGCAAGATGGGCGTGACGCGTGAGCGCGTGCGCCAGATCGAAGCCCAGGCGCTCAGCCGCTTGCGCCATCCCGTGGTCAGCAAGAAGCTCAAAGAATACTTGGGCGAGAACTAA
- a CDS encoding antibiotic biosynthesis monooxygenase: MSYGLHGKFTATPGNGPALLQILLQAAEGLRQNADCLIYLVSSQPGEPDAVWVSEVWTSQAAHQASLGDEATRTLIAEARPLIAAISDRVELAPQGGKGL; this comes from the coding sequence ATGTCCTACGGACTCCACGGGAAATTTACCGCTACGCCTGGAAACGGCCCGGCCTTGCTGCAGATCCTGCTGCAGGCGGCTGAGGGGCTGCGCCAGAACGCCGATTGCCTGATCTACCTGGTGAGCAGCCAGCCGGGTGAGCCGGATGCGGTCTGGGTCAGCGAAGTATGGACCAGTCAGGCCGCCCACCAGGCCTCACTGGGTGACGAAGCGACCCGCACGCTGATCGCCGAAGCGCGCCCGCTCATCGCGGCGATCTCTGACCGCGTGGAACTGGCTCCGCAGGGCGGCAAGGGCCTGTAA
- a CDS encoding sodium-translocating pyrophosphatase, which translates to MYELGLTSFEVGAIWAVLAVALLGLAYALWLRKEVMAADAGTPKMQEVWGAIRDGANAYLGRQLRTIIPLIVVLTVAMYLSVAIVPPTPEAIERFHTLSPEQVRTTIGVGRAVGFIMGAVFSLLVGQIGMRMAVNANVRVASEARNSFGGALKIAYRAGTITGMLTDGLGLLGGTLIFIYFGIAAPDALLGFGFGGTLLALFMRVGGGIYTKAADVGADLVGKVENDIPEDDPRNPAVVADLVGDNVGDCAGMAADIFESYEVTIVSGLILGVALHALTGHIEWIIYPLIVRGIGVLSSIIGTYVVKAGKEGNAAKAMSAIFSGFMSSAAISVVLFFTAAFFYLKDAGLPGGWWRTPAAVGIGVLLAILIDRMTEYFTGTHQKPVDEIKKAADTGPATLILQGLAVGYESSVWAAVVIAATIFSSILIFGGIGSTAAETITYILYGVAMTGIGMLTLTGNNVAMDSFGPIADNANGIGEMSWSGKGDKSTKKAQQIMADLDAVGNTTKAITKGVAIGSAVIAAVALFGSYLVDVSRAQAAAGVPLAEQIQSIGIRIDVPQVFVGMLIGGALPWLFSSYAIQAVSRAAALIVEECRRQFARGVLKGKVKPDYKQAVNISTSAAQKELVPLAVLAVVTPILLGLLLGVNALGGFLAGIILSGQLLAVFMNNAGGAWDNAKKLIEDEPKTPKKNLGKGSERHKASVVGDTVGDPMKDTAGPALNPMIKVVNLVSVIIAPMVVQIEKLGPGEWAAAAVMVALLAWSILSSKSTAKVAAAPAKKKAARK; encoded by the coding sequence ATGTATGAATTAGGTTTGACCAGTTTTGAGGTCGGAGCGATCTGGGCCGTCTTGGCTGTGGCCCTGCTGGGCCTGGCGTACGCCCTGTGGCTGCGCAAGGAAGTGATGGCGGCTGACGCCGGCACCCCCAAGATGCAGGAAGTATGGGGCGCCATTCGTGACGGCGCCAACGCCTACCTGGGCCGCCAATTGCGCACGATCATCCCCTTGATCGTGGTGCTGACGGTGGCGATGTACCTCTCGGTGGCGATCGTGCCCCCCACCCCCGAAGCGATCGAGCGCTTCCACACCCTGAGCCCGGAGCAGGTGCGCACCACGATTGGTGTCGGCCGCGCGGTCGGCTTCATCATGGGTGCGGTGTTCTCGCTGCTGGTGGGCCAGATCGGCATGCGCATGGCGGTGAACGCCAACGTGCGCGTGGCCTCTGAGGCGCGCAACTCCTTCGGGGGTGCGCTCAAGATCGCTTACCGCGCCGGCACGATCACCGGCATGCTGACCGACGGCCTCGGCCTGTTGGGTGGCACGCTGATCTTCATCTACTTCGGCATCGCCGCGCCGGATGCGCTGTTGGGCTTCGGCTTCGGCGGCACGCTGCTGGCACTGTTCATGCGCGTGGGCGGCGGTATCTACACCAAGGCGGCCGATGTGGGCGCTGACCTGGTGGGCAAGGTGGAGAACGACATCCCCGAGGATGACCCGCGCAACCCGGCCGTGGTGGCTGATCTGGTGGGCGACAACGTGGGCGACTGCGCCGGTATGGCCGCAGACATCTTCGAGTCGTATGAAGTGACCATCGTGTCTGGCTTGATCCTGGGTGTGGCGTTGCATGCACTCACTGGCCACATCGAATGGATCATCTATCCGCTGATCGTGCGTGGCATCGGTGTGCTCTCCTCGATCATCGGCACCTATGTAGTCAAAGCCGGCAAAGAAGGCAACGCCGCCAAGGCGATGAGCGCCATCTTCAGTGGCTTCATGTCCTCGGCTGCCATTTCCGTGGTGCTGTTCTTCACCGCGGCGTTCTTCTACCTGAAGGATGCGGGCTTGCCCGGTGGCTGGTGGCGCACTCCCGCTGCGGTGGGTATCGGTGTGCTGCTGGCGATCCTGATCGACCGCATGACCGAATACTTCACCGGCACGCACCAGAAGCCGGTGGATGAAATCAAGAAGGCGGCGGACACTGGCCCGGCCACCCTGATCTTGCAGGGTCTGGCGGTGGGCTATGAGTCTTCCGTGTGGGCGGCGGTTGTGATCGCGGCCACCATCTTCTCCTCGATCCTGATCTTCGGTGGCATTGGCAGCACCGCCGCCGAGACGATCACCTACATCCTCTACGGCGTCGCCATGACCGGTATCGGCATGCTGACGCTGACCGGCAACAACGTGGCGATGGACTCCTTCGGCCCGATCGCCGACAACGCCAACGGCATCGGTGAGATGTCGTGGAGCGGCAAGGGCGACAAGAGCACCAAGAAGGCCCAGCAGATCATGGCCGACCTCGACGCGGTGGGTAACACCACCAAGGCGATCACCAAGGGTGTAGCCATCGGCTCCGCCGTGATTGCGGCGGTGGCGCTGTTCGGCTCCTACCTGGTGGACGTGAGTCGGGCGCAGGCCGCCGCGGGCGTGCCGCTGGCCGAACAGATCCAATCCATCGGTATCCGCATCGATGTGCCCCAGGTCTTCGTGGGTATGCTCATCGGTGGCGCCCTGCCCTGGTTGTTCTCCTCCTACGCCATTCAAGCGGTCAGCCGCGCGGCAGCCCTCATCGTTGAGGAATGCCGCCGCCAGTTCGCGCGTGGCGTGCTGAAGGGCAAGGTCAAGCCGGATTACAAGCAGGCCGTCAACATCTCCACCAGCGCCGCTCAGAAAGAGTTAGTGCCGCTGGCCGTGTTGGCCGTGGTCACCCCGATCCTGTTGGGCTTGCTGCTGGGCGTGAACGCGCTGGGCGGCTTCCTGGCGGGCATTATCCTCTCCGGCCAACTGCTGGCGGTGTTCATGAACAACGCCGGTGGCGCCTGGGACAATGCCAAGAAGCTGATCGAAGATGAGCCCAAGACCCCCAAGAAGAACCTGGGCAAGGGCTCTGAACGCCACAAAGCCAGCGTGGTCGGTGACACCGTAGGTGACCCGATGAAGGACACCGCCGGCCCGGCCTTGAACCCGATGATCAAGGTGGTCAACCTGGTCTCGGTGATCATCGCCCCGATGGTGGTGCAGATCGAGAAACTCGGCCCGGGTGAGTGGGCTGCCGCGGCCGTGATGGTTGCGCTGCTGGCCTGGTCGATCCTCTCCAGCAAGAGCACGGCCAAAGTGGCCGCTGCTCCCGCCAAGAAGAAAGCCGCCCGCAAGTAA
- a CDS encoding class I SAM-dependent methyltransferase, with translation MPDLQQQIAYYRARAGEYDEWFERRGRYDRGPELNAQWFAEVAQVRQALAALGPQEEVLELAAGTGNWTRQLAAQARQLDVVDASPEMLAINRHKVGQPAVRYTQADLFAWQAERQYDLVFFGFWLSHVPPARLDTFLAAVAQALRPGGHLFMVDSLPENSSNARDHADYDPAGYSHTRKLNDGRQFEIVKVFYQPEELQALLATHGILGEILTTSNYFWYGGGTKAAPETQG, from the coding sequence ATGCCAGACCTGCAACAACAGATCGCATACTACCGTGCCCGCGCCGGCGAATACGACGAATGGTTCGAGCGCCGCGGGCGCTACGACCGTGGCCCTGAGCTGAATGCCCAGTGGTTTGCCGAAGTGGCGCAGGTGCGGCAGGCGCTGGCCGCCCTTGGGCCGCAGGAGGAGGTGCTCGAGCTGGCGGCCGGCACCGGCAACTGGACGCGGCAACTGGCCGCCCAGGCGCGCCAGCTCGATGTAGTGGATGCCTCGCCGGAGATGCTGGCGATCAACCGCCACAAGGTTGGCCAGCCGGCAGTGCGCTACACGCAAGCCGATCTGTTTGCCTGGCAGGCCGAGCGCCAGTATGACCTGGTGTTCTTCGGTTTCTGGCTCTCGCATGTGCCGCCGGCCCGCCTGGATACTTTCCTCGCCGCAGTGGCACAGGCGCTGCGCCCCGGCGGGCACCTCTTCATGGTCGATTCGCTGCCAGAAAACAGCTCCAATGCCCGCGATCATGCCGATTACGACCCGGCCGGGTATAGCCATACACGCAAGCTCAACGATGGCCGCCAGTTCGAGATCGTCAAGGTTTTCTACCAGCCCGAAGAGTTGCAAGCGCTCCTAGCCACCCACGGCATCCTGGGCGAGATCCTGACGACCTCGAATTATTTCTGGTACGGCGGAGGCACCAAGGCGGCGCCTGAGACTCAAGGCTGA
- a CDS encoding ABC transporter permease, with product MSALYTIWLRDLTRFLRNRSRIVTSLAQPLLYLAIFGSGLSSLLSGTASIGGVSFTAFVYPGVIGLTIMFTALFTAISVVYDREFGFLKEVLVSPAPRLAVALGKVASGSTIALLQGVLTLPLAWLLGLPLTLGQVAQLIAIMAVLAAVCTALGLLLSTRLHGIEGYNVVINFLMMPLFLLSGALFPLAGLPAWMNVLVRANPMAYATDALRQVALAATAPAEFLAASRLHPWSVDGLVLLGFFVLFLVPAVRAFSKQEG from the coding sequence GTGAGCGCGCTGTATACGATTTGGCTGCGGGATCTCACGCGCTTTTTGCGCAATCGTTCGCGCATCGTTACCTCGCTGGCGCAGCCGCTGCTCTACCTGGCCATCTTTGGTTCCGGCCTCTCCAGCCTGCTGTCCGGCACGGCTTCCATCGGCGGGGTGAGCTTCACCGCTTTTGTGTACCCAGGCGTGATCGGCCTGACGATCATGTTCACCGCACTGTTCACCGCCATCTCGGTAGTGTATGACCGCGAGTTTGGCTTCCTCAAAGAGGTGCTGGTTTCGCCGGCGCCGCGCTTGGCCGTAGCACTGGGCAAGGTAGCCAGCGGTAGCACCATCGCGTTGCTGCAAGGCGTGCTGACCCTGCCGCTGGCCTGGCTGCTCGGCCTGCCGCTCACCCTGGGCCAGGTAGCCCAGCTCATCGCCATCATGGCCGTGCTGGCCGCGGTGTGCACCGCGCTGGGCTTGCTGCTCTCCACGCGCCTGCACGGCATTGAGGGCTACAACGTCGTCATCAACTTCCTGATGATGCCGCTGTTCTTGCTCTCCGGCGCGTTGTTTCCACTGGCCGGGCTGCCAGCCTGGATGAATGTGCTCGTACGCGCCAACCCAATGGCCTATGCCACCGATGCGTTGCGCCAGGTGGCCTTGGCCGCCACGGCACCAGCGGAGTTTCTGGCCGCCAGCCGCCTGCATCCTTGGAGTGTGGATGGGCTCGTACTGTTGGGCTTCTTTGTGTTGTTTCTTGTGCCGGCAGTGCGCGCCTTCAGCAAGCAGGAGGGCTAA
- a CDS encoding ATP-binding cassette domain-containing protein: protein MGISIETNDLSRSYGELQAVQALNLSVPRGELFALLGPNGGGKTTTLSLLTTLLRPSRGSARVAGFDVVQQASAVRRQIGVVFQGPSLDEQLSAWENLDFHARIYAMPRAEFRRRAAELLALVELTERQHDPVRSFSGGMRRRLELARSLLHQPTVLFLDEPTVGLDPQTRHAMWEYLACLRQQTELTIFLTTHYLEEAEGCDRVAILDGGRLVALDRPAALKAQLGGDVLHVQVADVAAAQRVLQAHGVAARQEAAGLALETPDGPRRIPEVVAQLENAGHTVQAVNLRRPSLEEVFIKLTGRAIRAEPPEAAPEALGRRGRMGRRPRGAR from the coding sequence ATGGGCATTTCAATCGAAACCAATGACCTTAGCCGCAGCTATGGGGAGCTGCAGGCGGTGCAAGCGCTTAACCTCAGCGTGCCCCGCGGCGAATTGTTCGCGCTGCTCGGTCCCAATGGCGGCGGCAAAACCACCACTCTGAGCCTACTCACCACCTTGCTGCGGCCCAGCCGCGGCTCGGCGCGGGTGGCCGGCTTTGACGTCGTGCAGCAGGCCAGCGCAGTACGCCGCCAGATCGGCGTTGTGTTCCAAGGCCCCAGCCTGGATGAGCAGCTCAGCGCCTGGGAGAATCTCGATTTCCACGCGCGCATCTACGCCATGCCGCGCGCTGAGTTCCGCCGCCGCGCCGCCGAGTTACTGGCGCTGGTGGAGTTGACCGAGCGCCAGCATGACCCGGTGCGCAGCTTCTCCGGCGGCATGCGCCGCCGGCTGGAGCTGGCCCGCAGCCTGCTGCACCAGCCCACGGTGCTCTTCTTGGATGAGCCCACCGTGGGGCTGGATCCTCAAACGCGGCACGCCATGTGGGAGTACCTAGCGTGCCTGCGCCAGCAAACTGAGCTGACCATCTTTCTCACTACGCATTATCTGGAGGAGGCCGAAGGCTGTGACCGGGTGGCGATCCTGGATGGCGGCCGGTTGGTGGCGCTGGATCGCCCCGCTGCGCTGAAAGCACAACTGGGCGGCGATGTGCTGCATGTGCAGGTGGCGGATGTCGCCGCAGCCCAGCGCGTGCTGCAGGCCCACGGTGTGGCCGCCCGCCAGGAGGCCGCAGGCCTGGCGCTGGAGACCCCTGACGGGCCGCGCCGCATTCCTGAAGTAGTGGCACAACTGGAGAACGCCGGGCACACCGTGCAGGCGGTCAACTTGCGCCGCCCTTCGCTGGAAGAGGTGTTTATCAAACTTACTGGCCGTGCCATTCGCGCCGAGCCACCCGAAGCCGCGCCCGAAGCGCTTGGCCGGCGCGGCCGCATGGGGCGCCGCCCGCGAGGTGCCCGGTGA
- a CDS encoding tetratricopeptide repeat protein, with product MGTTSLRDYCAAIEQLIDSNQVEDALAHCRHVLKSHPKNIAIYRLMGKAYLESKRHSEASDLFQRVLSSVPDDFVAHIGMSIIREDEGNLDAAIWHMERAFESQPSNKAVQGEVRRLYGAREGYEPPKVRLTRGALARMYSHGDLYNQAISELRNALAEDAQRPDLQVLLAEMYFKNNQPAEASEVCTQIIQKLPYCLYANRVMVDILRSQQRDGEAGPYWERVTELDPYAAQVSTLKDPEQVPAESVQIEALELDTPMLLGAPAAGEAPAEKEELPDWLSASDSEPDASVEGREDSLMSSLESLEPNPVASDVFSDDAARDEGEAPLPFQTGALQPDEIPDWLRELRPAGSSPPAPAAEPQTPPAKRWTEEFKQAGFGPSQPLDLGESGEADAPANAASASPEPDPEVEPTRHPTGWLPTGELRWMDTAFTDEDGAEAEPGAASAPPTGDLSAAAGPFSEDANTASVPDWLAELNEAELAHTQPTRRVGSAPAFAEDEPASDDAAPELEHSAELSDSHSGADAASGNDSDWLNALQAEAGMQADSEAEPEAAPEPDEAASQRLDALTSPTPQDEEQDTLNWLEGLAARQGAAEDELLTDPAERHTDKPAWLQAEASTPAVPAQENRSETLNWLDELAAAASEVDAATQADELSFEAPAAGEGDAAQEVDWPTRAGTAETAWASDAQEGEALRSAEDTLRAEDSPFSQEPEVPDEASPAADNSNEYTTPGWLRQLAQEMEGGAAPRSQPVAPRPLEEAPEWLNELDPDALPAGPAEEMPSPAQSQPAAEAYLADSDATADEEEFEIAAGQNSPARQSADEFTQSEAPLAEDTRLEETFSESSFSAAEDEPDAEAPAPAIEPRWVPARQLDEPAAESSTPDEAVEAPVQHEAAPRADDWQASTADLEEAAQLPAPMRAAQPAEPSTQAEAEAESEPAPEPEPLAEPALAAASGVPAAQPPRRRARGLSAEEQEDRLAQARQALNYGNLEDAAEGYSYFLRRRLRLDDIIADLRAASRRFPRQVAVWQTLGDAYMRNDQLTEALDCYTRAKALL from the coding sequence ATGGGAACTACAAGCTTACGTGACTATTGTGCTGCCATTGAGCAGCTGATCGACTCCAATCAGGTCGAAGATGCCCTGGCGCACTGCCGCCATGTGCTCAAATCTCACCCCAAGAACATCGCCATTTACCGTCTGATGGGCAAGGCCTATCTGGAGAGCAAGCGCCATAGCGAAGCCAGCGACCTGTTCCAGCGCGTGCTGTCCTCGGTGCCGGATGATTTTGTTGCCCACATCGGCATGAGCATCATCCGCGAAGACGAAGGCAATCTGGATGCGGCGATCTGGCACATGGAACGCGCCTTCGAGTCCCAGCCCTCCAACAAGGCCGTGCAAGGTGAAGTGCGCCGCCTGTATGGCGCACGCGAGGGCTACGAGCCGCCCAAGGTGCGCCTGACGCGCGGCGCGCTGGCGCGCATGTATTCGCATGGCGATCTGTACAACCAGGCGATCAGCGAACTGCGCAACGCGCTGGCGGAAGACGCCCAGCGGCCGGATCTGCAGGTCTTGCTGGCGGAGATGTATTTCAAAAACAACCAGCCGGCCGAGGCCAGCGAGGTCTGCACCCAGATCATCCAAAAGCTGCCTTATTGCCTGTACGCCAACCGCGTAATGGTGGATATCTTGCGCAGCCAGCAACGCGATGGTGAAGCCGGCCCCTACTGGGAACGCGTCACCGAGCTGGATCCTTACGCCGCCCAGGTGAGCACGCTGAAGGACCCGGAGCAAGTGCCGGCGGAGAGCGTGCAGATCGAAGCGCTGGAACTGGACACGCCGATGCTGCTCGGTGCACCTGCAGCGGGCGAGGCGCCCGCCGAAAAAGAAGAATTGCCTGATTGGCTCTCGGCCAGCGATAGCGAGCCAGACGCCAGCGTAGAGGGCCGCGAAGATTCGTTGATGAGCAGCCTGGAAAGCCTGGAGCCCAACCCGGTCGCCAGTGATGTGTTTTCTGACGATGCGGCGCGGGATGAGGGCGAAGCGCCGCTGCCCTTCCAAACCGGCGCGCTGCAGCCCGATGAGATTCCGGATTGGCTGCGTGAGTTGCGCCCGGCAGGCAGCTCGCCGCCTGCGCCAGCCGCCGAACCGCAGACCCCGCCGGCCAAACGCTGGACCGAAGAATTCAAGCAAGCCGGCTTCGGCCCCAGCCAACCGCTCGATCTAGGTGAGAGCGGCGAGGCTGACGCCCCGGCCAACGCGGCTAGCGCCAGCCCCGAGCCTGACCCTGAAGTAGAGCCTACGCGCCACCCCACCGGCTGGTTGCCCACCGGCGAGCTGCGTTGGATGGACACCGCCTTCACCGATGAAGATGGCGCAGAAGCGGAACCTGGTGCAGCCAGCGCCCCCCCTACTGGCGATCTGTCTGCTGCGGCCGGCCCATTTAGCGAGGATGCCAACACCGCCAGCGTTCCTGATTGGCTGGCTGAGCTGAACGAGGCCGAGCTAGCCCATACCCAACCCACCCGGCGCGTTGGCAGTGCGCCCGCCTTCGCCGAGGACGAACCGGCCAGTGATGACGCCGCGCCGGAACTTGAACACAGCGCTGAGCTCAGCGATAGCCACTCTGGCGCAGATGCGGCAAGCGGCAACGATAGCGATTGGTTGAATGCCCTGCAAGCTGAAGCTGGCATGCAGGCGGATAGCGAAGCGGAGCCTGAGGCTGCCCCTGAGCCAGACGAAGCCGCCAGCCAGCGCCTCGACGCGCTGACCAGCCCCACCCCGCAAGACGAAGAGCAAGATACGCTCAACTGGCTGGAGGGCCTGGCGGCGCGCCAGGGCGCGGCCGAAGACGAACTGCTCACTGATCCGGCAGAGCGCCACACCGACAAGCCCGCCTGGTTGCAAGCAGAGGCGAGCACCCCGGCGGTACCTGCGCAGGAGAACCGCAGCGAAACGCTGAACTGGCTGGACGAGCTGGCTGCCGCCGCAAGCGAAGTTGACGCAGCGACCCAGGCAGACGAACTGAGCTTCGAGGCACCCGCCGCGGGCGAAGGCGATGCGGCGCAGGAAGTAGACTGGCCAACCCGCGCAGGAACGGCAGAGACTGCCTGGGCGTCGGATGCGCAAGAGGGCGAGGCGCTACGCTCGGCTGAGGACACACTGCGCGCCGAAGATTCACCCTTTAGCCAGGAGCCTGAGGTGCCGGATGAAGCCAGCCCTGCGGCTGACAACAGCAACGAGTACACCACGCCGGGCTGGCTTCGCCAACTGGCCCAGGAAATGGAAGGCGGCGCGGCACCCAGAAGCCAACCGGTAGCGCCGCGCCCATTGGAAGAGGCGCCCGAATGGCTCAACGAGCTTGACCCGGATGCCTTGCCCGCCGGTCCAGCGGAAGAAATGCCCAGCCCGGCGCAATCGCAGCCCGCAGCAGAAGCGTACCTGGCAGATAGCGACGCAACCGCCGACGAAGAAGAATTTGAAATCGCCGCAGGCCAAAATTCGCCTGCCCGGCAGAGTGCTGATGAGTTCACCCAGAGCGAAGCCCCTCTAGCAGAGGATACGCGGCTGGAAGAGACATTTAGCGAGAGCTCTTTCAGCGCGGCGGAAGACGAGCCGGACGCGGAAGCGCCCGCGCCGGCAATCGAGCCGCGTTGGGTGCCCGCCCGGCAGCTGGATGAGCCAGCTGCCGAGAGCAGCACGCCTGACGAAGCGGTCGAGGCCCCGGTGCAGCACGAGGCGGCACCCCGGGCGGACGACTGGCAAGCCAGCACAGCAGACCTGGAAGAGGCCGCGCAGCTGCCCGCGCCCATGCGCGCAGCACAACCGGCGGAGCCTAGCACGCAGGCGGAAGCCGAGGCTGAGAGTGAGCCTGCCCCTGAGCCTGAGCCGCTGGCGGAGCCGGCGTTGGCCGCGGCCAGCGGCGTACCGGCGGCGCAGCCGCCGCGCCGGCGTGCCCGCGGCCTGTCGGCCGAGGAGCAGGAAGATCGCCTGGCGCAGGCGCGCCAAGCGCTCAACTATGGCAATCTGGAAGACGCCGCGGAAGGCTACAGCTATTTCTTGCGCCGGCGCCTGCGCCTGGATGACATCATCGCTGATCTGCGGGCGGCCTCACGGCGCTTCCCGCGTCAGGTGGCGGTGTGGCAAACCCTGGGTGATGCCTATATGCGCAACGATCAACTCACCGAGGCGCTGGATTGCTACACCCGCGCCAAAGCCTTGCTATAA
- the ndk gene encoding nucleoside-diphosphate kinase yields the protein MERSLVLVKPDGVQRALVGEIIARLERRGLRLAGAKFMQVSSALAEEHYAEHKGKPFYAGLVEYITSAPVMAMAWEGPNAVAAIRQTMGATRPTEAAPGTIRHDFGLEVGRNLTHASDKPETGEREVGLWFKAEELVSWNRDIDKWVFEGR from the coding sequence TTGGAACGCAGTTTAGTTTTGGTTAAGCCGGATGGCGTGCAACGCGCCCTGGTGGGCGAGATCATTGCCCGCCTGGAACGCCGCGGCCTACGCCTGGCCGGCGCCAAGTTCATGCAGGTGAGCAGCGCCCTGGCTGAGGAGCACTACGCCGAGCACAAGGGCAAGCCCTTTTACGCGGGCCTGGTGGAGTACATCACCTCAGCCCCGGTAATGGCGATGGCCTGGGAAGGCCCCAACGCGGTAGCGGCCATCCGCCAGACGATGGGCGCGACGCGCCCCACCGAAGCCGCACCCGGCACCATCCGTCACGACTTCGGCCTGGAAGTGGGCCGCAATCTGACCCACGCCTCAGACAAGCCGGAGACCGGTGAGCGCGAAGTGGGCTTGTGGTTCAAGGCTGAGGAGCTGGTGAGCTGGAACCGCGATATTGACAAATGGGTGTTTGAAGGCAGGTAA